One region of Osmia lignaria lignaria isolate PbOS001 chromosome 7, iyOsmLign1, whole genome shotgun sequence genomic DNA includes:
- the RpL13 gene encoding ribosomal protein L13, whose amino-acid sequence MGKRNNMIPNGHFHKDWQRFVKTWFNQPARKLRRKQSRVKKARAVAPRPVKLLRPVVHCPSFRYHTKVRAGKGFTLEELKASGLNKRFARTVGVAIDPRRRNKSVECLQANAQRLKEYKSKLILFPLNEKKPKKGDATEEEMKVASQVRGEIMPIRHQAPAKAKARVISEDERKFSAYVTLRKARADARLVGIRAKRVKDAAENPDDVTKVAKDKKVKK is encoded by the exons ATGGGTAAGAGAAATAATATGATCCCTAATGGACATTTCCATAAAGATTGGCAACGATTCGTCAAGACCTGGTTTAACCAGCCAGCTAGAAAGCTTCGTCGTAAGCAAAGTCGTGTCAAGAAAGCTCGTGCAGTTGCACCAAG acCTGTCAAACTATTGAGACCAGTTGTCCACTGTCCATCATTCCGTTATCATACAAAAGTTAGGGCTGGCAAAGGTTTCACATTGGAAGAATTGAAAGCCAGTGGTTTGAACAAAAGATTTGCCAGGACTGTAGGGGTTGCCATTGATCCAAGAAGACGTAACAAATCAGTTGAATGTTTGCAAGCAAATGCTCAACGACTGAAGGAATATAAATCAAAACTAATTCTCTTCCCactaaatgaaaagaaa CCTAAGAAGGGAGATGCAACTGAAGAGGAAATGAAAGTTGCAAGCCAAGTTAGAGGAGAGATCATGCCAATAAGACATCAAGCACCAGCTAAAGCCAAGGCTCGCGTCATTTCTGAAGACGAACGGAAATTCTCCGCATATGTAACTCTTCGCAAAGCTAGGGCTGACGCTAGATTAGTTGGAATTCGTGCGAAACGTGTAAAGGATGCAGCGGAAAATCCTGATGATGTTACAAAAGTTGCCAAGGATAAAAAGGTTAAGAAGTAA